Part of the Sorghum bicolor cultivar BTx623 chromosome 1, Sorghum_bicolor_NCBIv3, whole genome shotgun sequence genome, taaattatatataaaaaaaaatgtaGAGTTATTCGTGTGCCttatttatttgtaatttataaTAAGGATTATACGTGTGCCTTGACACCTTGCACTTTGCTTCGCTTGGAGATGCAAAGGATGCAGCTTGCTGCTCAGATTTCGTTGCAGGCTTGGCTTGGTGCCTTGGTGTGATCATCGATTCGACTACTATAGTTGAGTAAGTTGACCGGTTAAAAATGCTGAACTGTAAATACTCCTTTGTGAACAACCCGAACGGAACAAATGTCGGTTCCGAATATTTGCAAGTACTTCCTCcatctaaaaaaaaaatataatcctCGCTTATTGTGAAATCAAATAATATGAACTTTAACTAAagttatataaaataaaataaaatactaaCATTTCTAATACAAAATAAGCACCACTAAATTAGTTATAGAATACATTTATTATAGAttaatttagagatataaatgttaatattatttattataaatTCGATCAAACTTAAACTATTATGCATGTCCCTCGCGCGTCCCTTGTGCCAGTAGTGCCGGCGCAGCACGCCCTCGCGGCCGAACCCGGCCTTCTCCGCCACGCGCTGCTGCCCCTTCGTCTCCAGGTCCGCGAACACGTCCCGCAGCGCGCGCCGCACAGCCGCGGTTCCCAGTACGCGCGGGCCAGCACGTAGCCAGGCTCCCCGCGGCAGCGCTCTGGCACCGGGGACACGGACACCGCGCCCACCACCGCGCCGGAGACGCACATGGCGCGGAACCACGGGTGCGGGAGCACGGTGTGATGCGCGGAACCATGAGTTCGAATCTTGATCAGTCAACGAGAGGGTCGGTAGAGATGAAGCTGTAGACGACCATGTCCCGGAGCCTTCCCTTGACCACGCAGTAGCTCCGCAGCACGGTCTCCCGCTGGAACCCGGCCTTCTCCAGcacccgccgcgccgccgcgttGTCGATGTCCACGAGCGCCTCGACGCGCTCAACTCCCCGGAGCTCGCCGAACGCCGCGGCGACCGCGCGCTTCACCGCCGCCGTGGCCACGCCCTTCCCCCAGTGCGCGCGCGCCAGCACGACGCACAGCTCGGCGCGGCACGCGTCGTCGGTGGGCGTCACGGACACCGCGCCCACGGCGCGGGGTGGTCCGTGTCCCTCGCCGCCGACGGCGCCGAGGCAGACGGCGCGGAACCACGGGTGTGGCAGCACGGCATCGCGCAGGAACGCGAGGAGAGCCTCCCGGGACGTGTAGGCGTCCCACGTCATGAACGCCGTGACCTCGTGGTCCGACGCCCACTCCATCATCGCGTCGACGTCGGCGAGCTCGAACCGTCGGAGCGTCACCGCGGCCACGGACCCCTGTTGTGCAGCCGCTTCTTGCTCCATCTCTGAGCCTCCGGTCCGGCGCGTTGCTTTTGCTTGGTGGTGACTGGTGATGCTCAGTCACTACTCACTAGTGGAGGCTTCTGCGTCCTGTCTCTGCTTTCATTCTTTCAGCCACACTATCGCATGAGTGTGTAGGCTCCACACCAGCACTTAGTTTATCTGAATTAGGAACAGAGTGACGTGTTCGATTGATCAGAGTTTGTTCTCTGGACAATCCCTTCCACCTATCGCATTTGGGATGGCATCACGCTCATCGACACGTACGTGGCGTCGAAAGGCTTTCCTCGTGTCGCTACTCGCCAAGCGGCGAAGCAGGTGTTCTCGGAGCAGCAGATGCAGAGCACCACGTGTGATACCAAACAGCTAACTCTTCGAATCTTTGGTCCCAAACATAGCCAAAACACATGATAGCACGGTCCACTTTTACATGATTGCATCGATACATATTTTTTCCGTATGTAGTAACAAGGATTGCGAAAGAGATTTGCAGCTGAGCTGATCGAGATGATGCATGCAAGGACGATTCGCCCGCCAAAGGGCGAAGGGGATCACTCGGGGAGGGTGTCGTCGGAGAGGAAGCTGTACATGACCATGTCCCTGGCGCGTCCCTTGTGCCAGTAGTGCCGCCGCAGCACGCCCTCGCGGCGGAACCCGGCCTTCTCCAGCACGCGCTGCGACGCCGGGTTGGCGACGTCGACGAGCGCCTCCACGCGCTCCAGTCCCTGCACCTCGGCGAACACCGTGGCCACCGCGCGCTTCACGGCGGCCGTGGCGACGCCCCGGCCCCAGTGCGCGCGCGCCAGCACGTAGCCCAGCTCGGCGCGGCACGGGTCCCCCGTCGGCGACACGGACACCGCGCCGACGGGGCGGCCGGAGCCGGACTCGAGGCAGATGGCGCGGAACCACGGGTGCGGGAGCACGGTGTCGCGAATGAAGGCCAGCAGCGGCTCCGTCGACTCGTAGGCGTCCCACCGGCACGGGGCGGCCACCTGCGGGTCCGACGCCCACGCCATCATGGCGTCCACGTCGGACAGCTCGAACTTCCGGAGCGTCACCTCGGCCACGGTTACCTTCGCCGTGCCGGTGACTTCTTGGGTTGTTGGCGTCGCCGTGGCGTCCATTGCTGAGCTATTTTCTTGAGGTCTGCTGATTTCTCGATGCGGCAGTGCAACTACTCGCCTCTGTTCATATACTTTCAGTTCCAGTGGATGAAACTTCGTCTGTCTTTGACCAGAGAGAAGGAGAATCTTGACCGGCAAGCTTGGTGTAGATTAGATTAGCTTATGCAAATTGGTGTCGCACGTGTGGTATGAGCCTATCGCCTTCTTGTGGGAAGGAACGAGGAAGCTGGGAGAAGGAAGGTGTGAGGTGAGGCTCGTGGCTGCATACAGATACAGGCAAGTCAAACGGTCAACTTGACTGTGACTTCTTTACTTCTCGGAAATACGTAAATCCGATTGACCTGTTCGATTAGCCGCCAAACACATCATAACCATGACATCATTCCTGAGACACTACAAATCACGTCCTCCATCGAGCTTTAACGTGTGAACAAAAAGCTAGAGTGATCGCTAACTGAAAATGCCCAAGTGCACATCAACACAGACAGTGTTCTGTCCCTCTGGGCAAGGCAAACATCCCCAACTGTACAAGTTGACCGTCCATGATAAACACAAGAAGCTGTCGCATCTTAGAAACGATGGAGCAGCGCCAGTGCAACGACGGCGAAGACGAAGAACGTTCCTGGTTTGCTATCGTTTCCGTCAGAGTATGGAAGGGTGGACGCCGGTGTAGCCTTCGATCCAGACCCTGCAGTGTCACAAATTCAGAGCTCAAGTCTTCAGTGTCAAGACAGCATGAACTATGTACGCCTAGTGCTGTACCTGCAGGCGTGACGTTGGCGTCCGacggcgtcgccgccgccggatCCCCGGGCGACGCCGTCCCCGCCGCCGGAGACGGCACTGGAACTCCCACGGCTGCAAAAGCGCGCAACATTTTTAGTTCTCCATTCTCAATTCTCCGCCGTGCCCGTGCCAAACTACCAAGATCGGGTTATCTCAAAGTCTCGATTGTCAGGCCCGCTTACCGTTGCACTGGCTGGCAGGCGGGGCCTGGACCTTGCACGCCGCGGGCAGCCGGAGCGCGCGGTCGGCGTCGACGGCGACGCCGAGCGACGCGGCCGTGCCGCCGACCACCATGCAGAGGCAGCCCGGGCTGGAGCGCAGCATGCCCGACACGGCCGAGCAGCACGGCCCGTCTGGCGCTGTCTCGTTGCCGGACATGTAGTCCATGCACGGGTTCAGGCTGACGAGCTCCGGCATGCAGCCCGGGCCGGACTGCGCCGCGCACTGCCACGCCAGGACCCCGGCCGCCATGAAGGCCAGGGGCAGGGCAAGGCAGCGCGTGGCCACGTGATGATAAGCTGCCACCATTGTCTCTGGCTTCGATTTCGACTGACGACTGGTGGGAGCGTGTCTTCACATCGAAAGTGGTTTTGTGGCTATTATGATTTGTACTAGTGACGATCCTGTTCTTGGCAGGTCGAAACTTGTTGAATTGGGTGCCCTGTTGTCGTGCCAGGGCAGTTGAGCAGGTTAGACCTTTTTGGTTGTTGTGTTTGGTCAACTTCTCCCCAAATCTTAGCGCACGTCTACAAGCAGAAACTACACAGTCGAAATAAGCAATTGTATTGTTGTTTCACATTGCTCTCCATCCATTCCTACCTGACATTATTGTCCTAATTCTAGAGATTACAGAGAGAAAAAAATCTCTTCAACTAAGGTAATAAAGGTCCAATTAGAAATAAAATAATCTTTCTGTTGTGTTTTTCTCAAGTTAATTATATCTCATGATTCTATAATTCCAGTAGATACAATCAATATGATTTGAACCGTTGATTTTATGAACAATATCCTCTTTTATCTAAGAAAAAGAAAGATACTAAAGATGATTTATAGCTTCTTTAAGCCAACATTAAGATCAACATCTTTTTTACCTGATTAACATTTGACATTTGTACCATAAAAAGGTTTTGTCAACACTTTCCCCATATCTGAATCCTGGCTCGCCCCTATTGATCCACAAGTACCTGGACAATAAAGACATGGAATGACATGCGTTAACATTAGCCCCATTTGGATCGGTATTGTACGTTCCATATTGAAGGAAAATTACGCTGTGTCACTGAATAAGATCTAAAGGTTTACATGCCACATGGTCAGATGGACACAATAGAGTATCATGTGTTTTATAGTTTTATGTGTTATTAAATGTTAATGTCGATAAGTACATATTTTTGAAGGAGGAAAACTtaagcatctttttggtctgtaTTTCCGCTTTTTTGCTCTAAAGTTTCATGAAACAGTGCATTTTATTTGTATATCTGATATCTGATGGTTGGCGTCAAacaatctttcaaaaaaaaagatgatgtcGTAAAAAAAAACTATTGTAACACAAAATTTGCACGTTGACTGATGAGCAGAAGCgggcaaaaaaataaaataaaattggtAACGCAAATCTAGCACGTCTACTGACGACGACAGGTCACttgctaaggtcttgtttagatgcaaaaagttacGACAGGTCACttgctaaggtcttgtttagatgcaaaaagtttttggattttgacactgtagcattttcgtttttatttgacaaacattgtctaattatgaagtaactagacttaaaagattcgttcgtgatttacaagtaaactgcacaattagttattctttttatctatatttaatactcaagattcgatgtgactgaaaatcttgtaaagttttagatttttggatgtatctaaacaaggcctaaagcggGTCACAACTCTGATCACAAAGCAAGAGTGCTCTGAGTGGCAGGGACCTACAAGGGAAAATCCCGCATGCTCTATACTGTTAATAGAGACCATAGCATAAGTccaaattttaataatttagatTTGGCAGGGGCCGCGCGAACGCGTACCCCCTCTACCACAAATTATGACGTCCACTCTCCCGCTTGGGGAGATGGTAAGCCAGCGCGCCTGCCAAAGTGCAATGCAGGCCACTGACCTAGGCCACGGGCTTTCATGATCACCCGTCGACCTCGTCCAGGTAAGTATGGAGCAACGGGGCACGGGGCGCTCGTCTTATAGCTGCAGCTCGCGGCGCGTCTGCCTTCCGCTGGCGAGGTGGTGCTAAACTCTCAGACCAAACCGAACCAACGCGCTATCCCGCTGAGTTCTCGACTTCTCGTGGGCTCCTAAGACATAAATACGTACATGGGCCTCAGGTATTGGGCCGACAGGGAATGTTTAGACTGTGGGCTGCAATTGATCTGTTCAACGTGCGCTTGGTTTGACATGAAAGTAGTTTTCGAGGCTAACAAGCTttgttttcttctcttttctctaaaagataaaaggaaaaaaatcacTCGCTACAATTAGATTTGTACATGATTGTTTTGATTTGCATCACCGCTTATGCGTGTTTCTCTTATTGCATCTTGATTGGTTTGATTTGCATTATTATTTGCGTCGAAATTTTATTAGCTGCACGTAAGCCGGTTAGGAAGCACCGCCACCCGATCGAGCTTTCTGGGCTTTTGTGTGTCCTGTGTTTGTTCAACTTCTCGCCAAAACCTTTTCATGTTTTAATAaatgtttttatttataaactTACTTGGTTTGTAGAAACTCCGCAGGTAGCACAGCGTAGTTGCGTACTGCTCTTTGTTTGTTGGTCAGGTCACGAACCATTCCTACCTCACCTAATAGAACAGATTAATTTTGATCACGAGCAACTGGCATGGGTCAGCATTTTAGCTCAGTTTCGCGCAACCAACTTGACCCAATCTTCAGCTAACACTTCAAACACTGTCCGATATATATACACCGCGAGAGCACAGTGCTTGCAGTTTGATTTGCTTTGCTGCCTCAAAAAAAGTTTCCCTCCAAAAACCTCGCGTCACTTTTTCTCACGCTCCTGACTCCAGAGGGCGTCCGTGGTGCGTGCCGGATGATGAGCCGGCGTGACAGGAtgcagccgccgccggcggtgaccgcggtgctgctgctgcttctgctTCTGGCCGCCGCGCCGGCGACGGGGCAGATTGCGACGTCGTGCACGGCGTCGCTGATAACGACGTTCACGCCGTGCCTCAACTTCGTGACGGGGAGCACCAACGGCGGCGGCTCGCCGACGCAGCAGTGCTGCGGCTCGCTGGCTGAGATGGTGCGCACGGGCGCCGACTGCGCCTGCCTCATCCTCACCGGCAACGTGCCCTTCAGCCTCCCCATCAACCGCACGCTCGCCATCTCCCTCCCCAAGCTCTGCAGCTCCACCTCCGTCCCGCTCCAGTGCCGAGGTTGGTCGGTCGCCGGCTCGCCGccgcaaactttatttatataCCCCGTCTCCGTTAATGACGAAGATTAACCGCTGAAAACTGTCGTTCCGTCTTGGTAATTTTTTGCAGACACGGCGACGCAAATCCCAGCTCCAGGACCTGTCGCGTTCGCTCCCGCGCTGCCTCCACTGCGTAAGGACCTGGCCTTCTCTGCTCATGTCACGTCAGGTTTCTTATCTGAAACTGAATCTACTGACAAACGTAATCGACACATTTGCAGCACCGATTCCACCGGAATCGTCAGACTCTCCGGTGGATCCTACGGCGACGTCTCCGGCGGTGGACTCGCCGCCCTTCTCCCAGAGGCCAGTGGTGCTGCCCAGCTCGTCAGTTAGGAGTTCTCACGCGTCCGTGGCGGCTGTCACCATTGTACTGTCGATAGTGGCGACCATTTTCGTCTGATTGGGATGTGGTGTTGTGTAGGATGCATGCTGCCGCATGCGTTGTGTTGTGTGGTTTGAGAAGGAACTGTTACAAGGGTATTAGTATTTCCGGGATTTGAGTTGGCTTGTGATCATAATTTTGTACAGTATATCATAAATAGCACAATGAGAAATCAAAACGAAATACTTAGTCAATGTTATGCCTTAGAACGGACATATCGATCCAGCCAGAGCAGGCATGATCTTCTTCCACTCTTCCGCCTGATTTCTCCTTTTTATTTAGGACCCATTCAATACAACTCAAGAATAGCTCTACGCCTTTATCGGTGGAGCTAAAACTGTTTTGATGACCCATTAACAAAACAACTCTTTAtaatagattttttaaatattcaTAATACTTATCTTTTTTTGTTCTCTCCTCTTATATTTCTTCTTCCATATCTACTTATGGACACCCCTTTGTGCAGTCAGGCGAGCGCCCCTTACTTGCAACCATGCTCCGATGACTCGGCGCTCATGCTCATCTGTGTGGCCCGATGACACTACTCCACACACTCATACGTCGATGGCGACATCGCCCTCCCCACGCTGGCCTAGGGGCAAATGTGCCCATGGTCACGTTGGGCTCACTAGTACCACAAGAAGCTCAATGAAGCTACTATTTTCAGCTTCACTAGCGGTCCTCGGCCTGTGAGAGCGATTTTTTAGAAGATTCATGTGTGAAGTTGTTTATCCCACACTTGTTAAGTTGTTAGGTAGTTTAAGCTGAAAAATGGCTTCAGAAAATTGTCCCGTAATCTCTACCATACGGGTTCTTGCTCTATGCTCTCTTGCTCGCCCTTGCCTTCTCGCACATATTCGTCTCCCACAAGGGCAATTATGAAATTTTGATTTTCGCTGTCCCTAAGGTATTTTTGgatgcaaaatattttgtaagaAAACTAccatgattttgtaaaatacttCGTTTTGAAATCTATAAGCTATTTGGATGTAATGACCTTTCGAGTTTTGTAAACCATATTATTGCTAAACTATAGTTTTTAGTTCAGATTCTCCACTCTAAAACTCTTTTCTAACCTTTGATTTTTGCACCTCCCTTATTCTAAAACTAAAGTTTCTTAATACCATGTTTTTTCTTTGCAAAAAGTACAACATCCAAATAGGGTCTAAGCCATTGGCCTGCCCATCTTTCAGCCTATGATACTACCTCACCACCTCTTGAATACAGACTAATACACATAAACATGTTTTTGAGCTAAATATTGTAAAGTCACTAATAATGTTTTGTAACATTTAGAATTTTAACCAAATATTGTACATGTTCTTGTCACCGAAGGGAATGACATTCTCGTAGCTCATTTTACTGCCCGTGACATACACCAAAAGTTTTACGATAAGATGCTTGAACAACAACTGAGGCAGACGCTTCAAGCTTAATATTATCATATACTCTCTTCGTCTAGAAAAATTACAATTCTAGCATAGTGCCGAGTCGAAATTATTTTTAATTTAATTAAGTTTGTTAAAAATTATTAATATCTATGATAGCAAATACGTGTTATTAGGTTTGTCATGGGAGATTGCAGTGTAGTACTACGATACACATGCAGTTAGCTGAGAGGAAACAACAAGACAATGAAGTGGTAACGATTTGGTAAAGCCATCAGGGTAGTTGAACAACAACAAATGATGGTAGACGTCAGTGTTAGCAGCCCCCTAGAACAAACGAACACATAATCCAGTAGAACGTCACCTCTCGCTTACCAACTATAGTAGAGAGGACCCGAGTCTTGGAGGGAGGACTAATAGTGCACATTTGGACGTTCCCATATTTACAGACAGTTCTATACTTGCAATTACTTTAAGTGCAGCTTGAACACAACTCGGGATTTAAATGTTAAATAGTTTGATCTTTGTGATGTACACGTGCACCCCCGCCTTACAAATTTAATCAAATATAAATCTCATGATTTATTTCTATCTTCAGCGGAAGTAGTAAGATCCGATCTGAAAATTTAAAACGGTTCTTTTTACAAAATGCTGGTCACCCGTCGTGCTCACAGTGACCAAAATTGTTGCTTCTACCGTTGTTTGCACTTTGCAGCACCTAACACGTCAAGGGCCAGCGCCAGGTTCAAATTCAAAGCACCAATTTTTCAGCAGATTCCCCGAATTAGGTGCTGCCAATTCCGTAACCACTCCTGCACGAATCGACGCGAAAAAAGATGATTTCCTGACAGATTAGGAAGCGGCAGATCACCAAAGTTAACCAACTCATCCAACTTCCCAAACGAACCAGTCCTATAAAATCCTCATCAACACAAATCCAAAACAACACAACTCAAGCACCCAAATACAAACAACACAAACCGGCAATTCAGCATCCAATCCAAGACCTCAAAGCTCGCATTACCGAAGCTAGGATAGAAATGGCGGCAGGAGCAGCATCAAGAGCAGGCGCGTCGGCCGTGGCATGGCTCCTGGCGGCCGCCGtggtggcggcgctggtggcctCGGCGTCGGCGCAGTCGTCCGGGTGCACGACCACGCTCATCAGCCTGTACCCGTGCCTCAACTACATCAGCGGCAACGTGTCGGCGCCGCCGTCCTCGTGCTGCTCGCAGCTCGCCAGCGTCGTGCAGACCAACCCGCAGTGCCTCTGCGCCGCGCTCAGCGGCGACTCCTCGTCCCTCGGCGGCGTCACCATCGACAAGACGCGCGCGCTGGCGCTCCCCCAGGCGTGCAACGTCAAGACCCCGCCGGCGAGCAAGTGCAACTGTAAGTGCTCCACCCCCACCGAATCCCGCCGCCGCAGAGCAGAGCTGCTGGCGGTGCCGAACGACATGATTCTTGCATACTCCTATTGTTGAAGCGGTGCTAATTGACCGCATTTGTTGCTTTGGCAGCTGCTGGCGGCGGCAGCGCTCCGGGCGCAGCGACGCCGACCACGCCGTCGTCCGGCGTACCAGCAACCGCAGGTAAGGCGACAAACAACCGTCACTCATCGGTTCAGCTGTCCACGGCTTCTTCTTTATTTCTTACACATGACAGGGACTGATGCAGGAACCGGCACTGGATCGAAGACGACGCCGACGGCGCCGTACCTTATGTCCGGCGGTGCGTCCATCCGGGGGACGGTGAGCCTGGTGCTAGCATTCGCGGCTGTCGCCGTCTATGCCATCTCGGCCGTGTGACAATCTTGGCTCATTTAGTTCTGTTGCCGATGGCGTTTGGGGATTCAGACATTCAGGATGTGTTGTGTCACTGTACCGTATTGGTTGAGCATTGTCAAGTATAGAGAATTGGGCGTCGCATTTGTATTATTGTTTGTATTTGGTTgtcaaaagaagaaagaaaattgTTCGTTTTGAGGATTTTACAGTGCTTGCAAAAAAAAGTCATCTATTTAAACAGATCTAATGGTCAAAAAAATAAGAAGAATCAATATATAAATAAAGGAACTTAAAATGTTGGCCTGAACAAAAAATATATGGGTCAGAAACTGGTTCTAATTAAATTTTAAGAGTGTAATGTAATAGTACTTTTAGATCTTCTCCCCTGATGCATACCCTCTCGCATCCCTATCCTCTCTCACGTTTCCCTCCCTCTCAACGCGTTGGTAAGATAATCTGACAAGCTCAAAGCCCAAACATGAACTTGACCAACATATCACCGTTTTTGGATGTCCTGATTATAACTTTTGGCAAAACCTTGATCGTCCATGTGTATCTTTCTTGACATGGATTGTAACTTATTATATACCCTTGATTTAACCTTAATTCAAGTGTTTTCTCCATCTTCGACTTCCAACTATGCTCAATCTTGTCTACGTGCCTTGACAAGAAATAGTGAAGTCATGCAGGACCTCAGACAGCTATGAACTTGGTGGAGTCACATGCCCAAACGTCATTCAAGTGGTTCACCCCCAACATTTTGGAGTTCAAAGGGAAAACTTTATATTAGTATCATAGGTCTTAACGAATAACGACCTTAAATGATAAAATTTAAAACTAGAAAGTTGTATATCTCAAAGCTAAAATtctatataaaatatttttatttgagaCCATACAAGAAAGATTTTCTAACGCGATAAATCTTGGTATGTGATTAATTTACGGCTGaaactttatattatttttttgagTATTTTAATGATcttaaaaaaaactcaaaagtgatatttataatttttatataaaaattatcttcatTTGAGACTATGCGAAAGAAataattttttaatatataattatcAGCACTTGTTTTTTAAAGTGCAAGTGAACTAACCAGGAGGAGCCGAAGCCggagcaaggccttgtttagattaaaaagtttttaatttttttttattttaacactataatatttttatttttatttggtaaatattattaataattagatttaaaagttcATCTCGCAATaagtaaattgtacaattaatttttgtttttatctgtatttaatgcttcgtatgtatggagtaagagtaagattcgatgtaataagaaatgaaatcttaaaaaaaatagtttttaagatagactaaacaagacctaagctaCATTACTGCTAGTTAGGGGCAGCCAGAACTACCAAAACCCTTACCGAATAGGTCAGTGGACACTTTTGGTCCATAGTTGACACCTCTAAACTATTTTAAAGACCATTGTTAAATTGTACTCCCTCGAGATTCCTAAAGAATATTATTTTAAAATTATCTTAAATCAACATTTTAATTTTTAATTAGGTTaaagttat contains:
- the LOC8081267 gene encoding uncharacterized protein LOC8081267 gives rise to the protein MEQEAAAQQGSVAAVTLRRFELADVDAMMEWASDHEVTAFMTWDAYTSREALLAFLRDAVLPHPWFRAVCLGAVGGEGHGPPRAVGAVSVTPTDDACRAELCVVLARAHWGKGVATAAVKRAVAAAFGELRGVERVEALVDIDNAAARRVLEKAGFQRETVLRSYCVVKGRLRDMVVYSFISTDPLVD
- the LOC8081268 gene encoding uncharacterized protein LOC8081268, which codes for MDATATPTTQEVTGTAKVTVAEVTLRKFELSDVDAMMAWASDPQVAAPCRWDAYESTEPLLAFIRDTVLPHPWFRAICLESGSGRPVGAVSVSPTGDPCRAELGYVLARAHWGRGVATAAVKRAVATVFAEVQGLERVEALVDVANPASQRVLEKAGFRREGVLRRHYWHKGRARDMVMYSFLSDDTLPE
- the LOC8081269 gene encoding non-specific lipid transfer protein GPI-anchored 2, whose translation is MVAAYHHVATRCLALPLAFMAAGVLAWQCAAQSGPGCMPELVSLNPCMDYMSGNETAPDGPCCSAVSGMLRSSPGCLCMVVGGTAASLGVAVDADRALRLPAACKVQAPPASQCNAVGVPVPSPAAGTASPGDPAAATPSDANVTPAGSGSKATPASTLPYSDGNDSKPGTFFVFAVVALALLHRF
- the LOC8081270 gene encoding non-specific lipid-transfer protein-like protein At2g13820; this encodes MMSRRDRMQPPPAVTAVLLLLLLLAAAPATGQIATSCTASLITTFTPCLNFVTGSTNGGGSPTQQCCGSLAEMVRTGADCACLILTGNVPFSLPINRTLAISLPKLCSSTSVPLQCRDTATQIPAPGPVAFAPALPPLPPIPPESSDSPVDPTATSPAVDSPPFSQRPVVLPSSSVRSSHASVAAVTIVLSIVATIFV
- the LOC8061181 gene encoding non-specific lipid-transfer protein-like protein At2g13820 isoform X2 — translated: MAAGAASRAGASAVAWLLAAAVVAALVASASAQSSGCTTTLISLYPCLNYISGNVSAPPSSCCSQLASVVQTNPQCLCAALSGDSSSLGGVTIDKTRALALPQACNVKTPPASKCNSAGGGSAPGAATPTTPSSGVPATAGTGTGSKTTPTAPYLMSGGASIRGTVSLVLAFAAVAVYAISAV
- the LOC8061181 gene encoding non-specific lipid-transfer protein-like protein At2g13820 isoform X1; its protein translation is MAAGAASRAGASAVAWLLAAAVVAALVASASAQSSGCTTTLISLYPCLNYISGNVSAPPSSCCSQLASVVQTNPQCLCAALSGDSSSLGGVTIDKTRALALPQACNVKTPPASKCNSAGGGSAPGAATPTTPSSGVPATAGTDAGTGTGSKTTPTAPYLMSGGASIRGTVSLVLAFAAVAVYAISAV